A segment of the Leptolyngbya sp. NIES-3755 genome:
AAGAAGACGATCTGCGGGTAGCAGCGGGTGACATCAACACCGATGAAGACAACAACATTATCGGGGAATCGATCGCGGTTCGTTACCGTCAAGACTTTACGACCGCAACCCCTGAGGAAGTGGACTATGTAGCCGTTTCTCCAGTGCAAATCATCTCAGTTGCAACCTCGCTGATTCCGTTCCTCGAACACGATGACGCGAACCGAGCGCTGATGGGATCGAACATGCAACGTCAGGCGGTTCCTCTGTTGCGTCCAGAACGTCCTTTAGTGGGAACGGGCTTGGAAGCACAGGCAGCACGTGACTCTGGAATGGTGATCGTGAGCCGTTGCGATGGTGAAGTGAGCTATGTCGATGCAAATTCGATCAGAGTTCGCGACGCGCAAACGAATAAAGAGATCGAGTATCAAGTTCAGAAATATCAGCGATCGAACCAGGATACTTGTTTGAACCAGCGCCCGATCGTATTTGTCGGTGACAAGGTTTCCGCAGGTGAAATTCTCGCGGATGGTTCTGCAACTGAGCGCGGCGAATTGGCACTTGGTCAAAACATTCTCGTGGCGTACATGCCGTGGGAAGGTTACAACTACGAGGACGCGATTCTAATCAGTGAACGCCTGGTGTATGACGACGTTTATACCTCGATTCACATTGAGAAATACGAGATTGAAGCGCGTCAGACGAAGCTTGGACCTGAAGAAATCACTCGCGAAATTCCGAACGTCGGTGAAGATTCGCTGCGCCAATTGGACGAAAACGGCATCATTCGCATCGGTGCTTACGTTGAAGCGGGCGATATTCTCGTCGGTAAAGTCACGCCGAAAGGTGAATCGGATCAGCCCCCTGAAGAAAAACTCTTGAGAGCGATCTTCGGTGAAAAGGCTCGTGATGTGCGCGATAACTCGCTGCGTGTTCCCAACGGTGAAAAAGGTCGGATCGTTGATGTCCGGGTATTTACTCGTGAGCAAGGTGATGAACTGCCACCGGGTGCAAACATGGTCGTTCGCGTCTACGTTGCACAAAAACGGAAGATTCAAGTCGGCGACAAGATGGCGGGACGGCATGGAAACAAAGGAATTATCTCGCGGATTTTACCGATCGAAGATATGCCCTACTTGCCTGATGGCACTCCCGTTGATATCGTCCTCAATCCGCTGGGTGTACCGAGTCGGATGAACGTTGGTCAAGTCTACGAATGTCTCTTGGGCTGGGCGGCTGAATGTCTCGAAGCTCGATTCAAGATCGTGCCGTTCGATGAAATGCACGGGGAAGAGAAATCGCGTGAATCGGTTCATGGCAAGCTCCAAGAAGCTCAAGACTCCCGGATTAAAGCGACTGCCGATGGCTACTGGCTCTATAACCCAGACGACCCAGGCAAAATCCAAGTCTACGACGGACGAACCGGAGAAGCCTTCGATCGACCCATTACGATCGGTAAAGCGTACATGCTGAAACTGGTCCACTTGGTAGACGACAAGATCCATGCACGATCGACCGGACCTTACTCGCTGGTCACTCAGCAGCCGTTGGGTGGAAAAGCGCAGCAAGGTGGACAGCGATTCGGAGAAATGGAAGTGTGGGCACTCGAAGCATTCGGAGCCGCTTACACACTTCAAGAATTGCTGACTGTGAAATCCGACGACATGCAGGGACGGAATGAAGCGCTGAATGCGATCGTCAAAGGTAAAGCGATTCCACGACCTGGAACACCCGAATCATTCAAGGTGTTAATGCGAGAATTGCAGTCGCTCTGTCTGGATGTCGCCGTTCACAAAGTCGAAACCAAAGATGACGGCAGCAGCCGCGATATGGAAGTCGATTTGATGGCAGATGTCAACAGCCGTCGTGCTCCGTCTCGTCCGACCTACGAATCGATTTCACGTGAATCGCTCGAAGACGACGAAGATTAACCAGGTGCGAGGTGTGAGGTGCGAGGTGTGAGGTCAAGAACTTCAGCCTCCCCGCACCCCGCACCCCGTACCCCGCACCTCAATTTTTTGTCTCTAACAACTCAAGGACAACACGATGCCAAAGCTAGAACAGCGGTTTGACTATGTAAAAATCGGTCTGGCATCTCCGGAGCGCATTCGCCAATGGGGAGAGCGGACTTTACCAAATGGGCAAGTCGTTGGAGAAGTCACCAAGCCAGAAACGATTAATTACCGCACTCTCAAGCCCGAAATGGATGGCTTGTTTTGTGAGCGGATTTTTGGACCTGCTAAGGATTGGGAATGCCATTGCGGAAAATATAAGCGCGTTCGTCACCGGGGAATCGTGTGTGAACGCTGCGGCGTGGAAGTAACCGAATCGCGGGTGCGTCGTCACCGGATGGGATACATCAAACTCGCGGCTCCAGTGGCTCACGTTTGGTATCTCAAAGGGATTCCGAGCTACATGGCGATTTTGCTCGATATGCCTCTGCGTGATGTGGAGCAGATCGTTTACTTCAACGCTTATGTCGTTCTCAATGCTGGAAATGCTGAGAATCTGACTTACAAGCAATTGTTGACAGAAGATCAGTGGATTGAAATCGAAGACGAACTGTACAGCGAAGATTCGCAGCTAGTTGGAGTCGAAGTTGGTATCGGTGCGGAAGCATTGAAGCAACTTTTACAAGACATTAATTTGGACGAAGAAGCAGAGAGACTGCGCGAAGAAATTGCAGTTTCTAAAGGGCAAAAACGCGCCAAGTTGATCAAACGTCTGCGGGTATTGGATAACTTCATCGCTACCGGATCGCTACCCGATTGGATGGTGCTGGATGTAATCCCTGTGATTCCGCCAGATTTGCGTCCGATGGTTCAGTTGGATGGTGGACGATTTGCGACTTCGGACTTGAACGATCTTTATCGTCGTGTGATCAACCGGAATAACCGTTTGGCACGTTTGCAAGAAATTCTCGCACCAGAAATCATCGTGCGGAACGAAAAGCGGATGTTGCAAGAGGCGGTCGATGCACTGATTGATAACGGTCGTCGCGGTCGGACTGTGGTTGGCGCGAATAACCGTCCATTGAAATCTCTGTCTGACATTATCGAAGGGAAACAGGGTCGATTCCGTCAAAACTTGCTCGGTAAGCGGGTTGACTACTCTGGACGATCGGTCATCGTGGTGGGTCCAAAACTGAAAATTCATCAGTGCGGACTACCGAGAGAAATGGCGATCGAGCTTTTCCAACCGTTCGTGATTCATCGCTTGATTCGTCAAGGCTTAGTCAACAATATCAAAGCCGCGAAGAAACTGATTCAGCGCAATGATCCAACCGTTTGGGACGTGCTCGAAGAGGTGATCGAAGGACACCCCGTATTCCTCAACCGCGCTCCGACGCTGCACCGCTTGGGGATTCAAGCCTTTGAACCGATTTTGGTAGACGGTCGTGCGATTCAACTGCACCCGCTCGTTTGTCCGGCGTTTAACGCAGACTTTGACGGAGACCAAATGGCGGTTCACGTTCCTCTCTCGCTTGAAGCTCAGGCAGAAGCACGACTCCTCATGCTGGCATCGAACAACATTCTTTCGCCTGCAACGGGTCGCCCGATCATTACACCGAGCCAAGATATGGTCTTGGGCTGCTACTACCTGACCGCAGACAATCCAGATGCCAGCCAGGTCGAAGGACGCTACTTCTCTAGTTTGGATGATGCAATCACGGCATACGAACAGCAGCAAGTCGATTTGCACTCTTATGTTTGGGTGCGATTTGATGGGGAAGTGGAAGGCGGCTTTGGCGAGTTGATCGAGCAGCAAGAAACAGATGGCATTGTCACCAAAATCTACGAAGCTTGTCGCAGACGAGAAGATACAGACGGCAGCGTGATTTCTCAATACATCAAAACGACACCAGGGCGGATTATCTACAACAAGACGGTGATTGATGCGTTAGCGGGCTAGTCAGGTGTGAGGTGTGAGGTGTGAGGTGTGAGGAGGAAAATAATTGAACCCCCCGCACCCCGCACCCCACACCCTGCACCCCAATACACATCTCATGGCACAAATGGGGCACAAATGGCAGAGCAGAACTCAGAAAAGCAAGTTTTTCGCAATCAGGTTATCAACAAAAAAGAACTCACAAACCTGATCTCATGGGCGTTCACCAATTATGGCACTGCCCGCACTGCACAAATGGCAGACTTGATCAAAGATCTAGGCTTCCGGTATGCAACACGAGCAGGAGTTTCGATCAGCGTTGATGATTTGCAAATCCCGCCGACCAAGAAAGCGCTTCTTGATGCCGCAACCGAAACGATTCGCGACACTGAAGAGAAGTACACACGCGGCGAAATCACTGAAGTTGAACGGTTCCAAAAGGTGATTGATACCTGGAACGGAGCCAGTGAAGAACTGAAAGATGAAGTGGTTCGACACTTTCGATCGAACAATCCTCTCAACTCGGTTTACATGATGGCGTTCTCTGGAGCACGGGGTAACATCTCCCAGGTTCGTCAGTTGGTCGGGATGCGCGGTCTGATGGCAAACCCACAAGGGGAAATCATCGACTTACCGATTAAGACCAACTTCCGAGAAGGTTTGACCGTCACTGAGTACATTATTTCCTCTTACGGTGCGCGGAAAGGTCTCGTAGATACAGCACTTAGAACGGCTGACTCTGGATACTTAACTCGTCGATTAGTCGATGTCTCGCAAGACGTGATCATTCGTGAACTCGATTGCGGTACAGAGCGAGGAATTCCCGTTCGTCCGATGATGGATGGCGATCGCGTTTTAATCCCGCTGAAAAATCGTCTCCTCGGTCGCGTTGCGGCTCAAGACGTGCTTAATCCTGAAAACGGAGAAGTGATCGTCGCACGTAACGAAGCGATCTCCGATGACATTGCTCAAATCATTGGTAAGAAGAAAGTCGAACAAGTCGTTGTACGATCGCCGCTCACCTGTGAATCCGCTCGATCAGTGTGTCAGCACTGTTATGGATGGAGTTTGGCACACGCACACATGGTCGATATTGGAGAAGCGGTCGGAATTATCGCGGCTCAATCGATCGGGGAACCGGGCACACAGTTGACGATGCGGACATTCCACACGGGTGGGGTCTTCACCGGAGAAATGGCGCGTCAAGAGAAAGCGAACTTCGCTGGAACCGTAAAAGTTCCGAAGCGCTTGAGAACTCGCCCCTACCGGACTCGCCACGGGGAAGATGCGCTGATTGTCGAATCGGCTGGCTCAGAAATCAAAGTCACCGTTGAAGGAGCCAATTCACAGCAGCAAGATTTCACCGTTTCGCAGGGTGCGACCTTGATGGTGAGAGATGGACAGAAAGTCAAAGCTGGACAGATTTTGGCAGAAGTTCCTTTAACCGGACGCGGACGCAAGACAACTGAAAAAGCGTCGAAAGACGTGGCATCTGACCTCGCGGGTGAAGTTCGGTTCGCAGATGTCGTACCCGAAGAAAAGAAAGACCGTCAAGGCAATACGACTCGGACTGCACAGAGAGGCGGTTTGATGTGGGTGCTATCGGGTGAAGTGTACAACCTGCCACCGGGTGCTGAACCTGTTGTTAAGAATGGCGATCGAGTCGAAGCGGGTGGAACGATCGCAGAAACCAAACTGGTGACTGAAAACGGTGGGGTCGTTCGACTCTCAGAAACCGCTTCGGAAAACAGCAAAGGTGGACGTGAGCTTCAAATTATTACCGCATCGGTGATGTTGGATGAAGCGCGAGTTCGGGCGGAAACGCATCAAGGACGCGATCAGTACATGCTCGAAACCACGGGCAATCAGACCTTCTTACTGAAAGCGACACCCGGAACTCAGGTCACGAACGGACAAGTCGTGGCAGAACTGAGAGACGATCGCTATCACACCCAGACCGGAGGCATTATCAAATACTCTGGCGTGGAAGTGGGTAAGAAAGGAAAAGCCAAACTCGGTTACGAAGTGATCAAGGGCGGAACGCTACTTTGGATTCCTGAAGAAGCGCATGAAGTCAACAAAGACATTTCACTGCTGATGGTCGAAGACGGTCAGTACGTGGAAGCAGGCACAGAAGTTGTGAAAGATATCTTCTGTCAAAGCAACGGTGTGATCGAAGTGACTCAGAAGAATGACATTCTGCGCGAAGTTGTGATCAAACCGGGCGATCTGCACATGATCGATAGCCTGGACGATGTGATCACACGGGAAGCAGTCTTGGTCAATCCTGGACAACAAGTGATGCCGGGATTGGTTTCTGATGAACTGCGATATGCCGAATATGTTGAAACGCCTGAAGGTCCGGCAATTCTGCTGCGTCCAGTGACGGAATTCAACGTACCGGATGAGCCGTCTGTGCCGAGCCAAGATTCGACCAAAGAAGATTCTGGACGGGCAATTCGCCTCAGAGCCGTACAACGCCTGCCGTATAAAGATGGTGAGCGCGTCAAATCGGTTGAAGGATTGGAACTGCTCCGGACTCAGCTTGTTCTCGAAGTCGATCAAGATGCTCAACTCGCAGCCGACATCGAATTGATTCCTGATGAGACCGATCCAGAGGTCATGCGCTTACAGCTTGTGATCCTCGAAGCGCTGGTGATTCGTCGTGATATCGCGGCAGATGTCACTCAGGGTAGTACCCAAACTGAAGTGATGGTCAAAGATGGCGACCAGATTTCGGCGGGTGCGGTCGTGGCTCGGACGAAGATTCAGTGTAAAGAAGCGGGCGAAGTTCAAGGGATTCGACAAGGAGCGGAATCGATTCGACGCATTCTCGTGGTGCGCGATGCCGATACAGTTACGATCGAAGCCAACAGTCCAACCGCGAAAGCAGGTGAACTCCTGATTGCTGGAACCGACGTGGGTTCAGGTGTGACGCTTGAAGAATCTGGTCAAGTGCTCAACGTTGCTGGAAATCAAGTGACACTGCGGGTGGCTCGTCCGTACCGCGTCTCTCCGGGTGCAGTCTTGCACGTCGATGATGGAGACTTGGTACAACGGGGCGATAATCTCGTACTGCTGATTTTCGAGCGCACCAAGACTGGAGATATCATTCAAGGTCTACCGAGAATTGAGGAACTGCTCGAAGCGCGGAAACCCAAAGAAGGGTGTATCCTGGCTCGACGGGCGGGAACTGCTCAAGTGGTGTACGGCGAGGATGATTCGGTCGAAGTGAAGGTCGTCGATCGAGAAGGTTTGATTACCGAATACCCGATCGGTCCTGGACAAAACGTGATCATCTCCGATGGTCAAGAAGTGGCGGCTGGAGAACGACTCACCGATGGTCCTGCCAATCCCCATGAACTGCTGGAAGTCATGTTCAAAGCAAAGCTAGAGGAAGGCGCGTTACACGATGCTTCACTGTTCAGCCTGCGGGAAGTACAAACTTTCTTGGTGAACGAAGTGCAGTCGGTCTATCAATCTCAAGGCATTGATATTTCGGACAAGCATATCGAAGTCGTCGTGCGTCAGATGACCTCGAAAGCACGAGTCGAAGATGGTGGCGATACGACGATGCTACCGGGTGAGTTGGTGGAAATCTACCAAATCGAACAGGTGAATGATGCCATGTCGATTACGGGTGGTGCACCTGCTCAATACGAACCCGTGTTGCTCGGTATTACCAAAGCTTCATTGAACACGGATAGCTTCATCTCAGCAGCAAGTTTCCAAGAAACGACTCGCGTTCTGACCGAAGCCGCGATCGAAGGAAAATCCGACTGGCTGCGCGGTCTGAAAGAAAACGTGATCATTGGTCGTCTGATTCCGGCTGGAACGGGCTTCAATGCTTACGAAGAAGTCGGTAGCCCTGATGTTGATCCGGTCTACGATCCGACCATCTTTGATGAGGATACGGACTTCTCGGAAATGGTGCTTGACGATCGTACGGCTCGTTCTTACGGCTTAGAGACTTTGGAGGAACGCCCAAGTTTCAGCTTTGAGAGCTTTGGAAGCACAGATGATACTGATTCTGATTCGATCTACTCGCCAATCTTGGATGATGACGATGACTTGATTGCAGATGATATGGATGAAGACCTGTAGCCTATAGCACTCCTATTCATTAGAACCTCCTGGAATTTTCTGGGAGGTTTTTGTTTGTGGATGAACGACTCTGAGGGCACTATAAGAACGACTTAACCGCCCCCATTGTTGAGCGCGATGCTTCTCCGTGACATGATACAAGGTGCTGAATGTGATCCATTCTCAAAATTCAAACTGTCTGTTGTGATTCCTTGCTACAACGAGCTAGGCACGATCGAAACCGTGATTCGGACAATCAAAGCGGCTCCCATTCCTCACCTGGAAATTATTGTGGTCGATGATTGCTCTACTGATGGCACGACTGAATTGTTAAGATCGAGACTTGAATCTCAAGTGGATCAAGTCTTGTACCATACGACGAATCGCGGTAAAGGAGCAGCATTGAGAACGGGATTTGCTGCCATTACTGGGGACATTGCGATCGTGCAAGATGCAGATTTAGAGTACGATCCGCAGGAATTTCCCCTGATGATTAAACCGATCGTGGAGGGTCGAGCGGATGTCGTGTTTGGATCGCGGTTCGCTGGAAATCAGCCGCATCGCGTCGTTTATTACTGGCACATGGTGGGAAACAAGTTTCTGACGACGCTTTCCAACATGATGACGAATATCAATCTCACCGATATGGAAACGTGCTATAAAGCCTTTCGTCGTGAGGTGATCCAGGGATTGCGGATCGAAGAGAATCGATTTGGATTTGAACCAGAAATCACAGCGAAAGTCGCAAAAATGGGCTGCCGAATTTACGAAGTGGGTATCGCTTATTATGGGCGAACGTACAAAGAGGGCAAGAAAATTGGCTGGAAAGATGGATTTCGGGCGATTTATTGCATTCTGAAATATAACTTGCTCAGTTGACATATCTCCTCGAACTAAAAGGTGCGAGGATTCCCAAGCGCTTTGGCATCGCCGCTTAGTCTCTACAGGATCGCTCCCCTTGTTTCCTGCTTCATTGCAACTGCCTCCACTCGATTCGGAGTGTTCTGGTCTTATGCTCGCTCCACAGGCTTTAAGCTTTACCCCGCTTTCCCGGATGTCCCTCGGTATGGGTCGGGAGAAACTTGGTTTTCGTCTTTCCCAGAGATATCGTACTATGTTCAAATGTACTTGTAAAGCCGTCGTAGAACAACGGGGTTTTAGACCCATTCTCCTGATAAACACTTACGGATGTTGTGATTAGAGAAAAGTTGAAAAAAGAGCGTGAACCTTTATTAGAGCCAGTCCTGCGATGGCTGCGTTTGCGACGAGTCATTGCGGAAATTCCAGAACACTCGATCGTCTTAGATGTGGGGTGCGGACGCAAGGCGGCGTTTTTGAAAGCGATCGCACCTCGAATTCAGCAAGGCTACGGGGTCGATTTCAAAGTGGCAGAATTTCAAACCGACAAGCTGACAGCCATTCAGGTCCATTTGGGCGAAGAACTGCCGTTTGCTGATGCGAGTTTTGATGTCGTGACGATGTTAGCCGTGCTGGAACATATTGAGCACGAGCAGGCAATTTTGCAAGAAATTCATCGGGTGCTGAAACCGGGTGGAAAGCTAGTTTTAACTGTGCCTTCGATTTGGGCGCAACCCGTTCTGGAATTTCTCTCGTATCGATTGCGGATTGTAGACGAAGCGGAAATTCGGGATCACAAACGATACTACGATCGTCAAACGCTGAAACGAGTTTTGATCCAGGTTGCTGGATTTGAGCGGCTTCGACATCAATATTTTCAGATGTGGATGAATAATTTTTGTACGGTGATCAAAGGTTGAAGCATCAAAAGTTTTAGGGTCGTCTCGATCGTTTTTCAATTTTGCTAGTGGTTCGCTCCAACAATCCGCTAATCTAGAAGACCAAGGAAAAAATCACATCTCCTCACTTTTAGGAGTGGTGCTTCATGCCGAATTCCGTCGATCGTCGTCCGATTTTGCTCGATTTTGAAAAACCTCTGGCTGAACTCGAAGCCCGAATTATTAAGCTGCGCGAGTTAGCTGAAGAAAGCGAGGTGGATTTGTCTGATAAGATCGCTGCGCTTGAACAACGCACGATCGAGCTTCGTAAAGAGATTTTTAGCGGTTTGACTCCCGGACAGCGGCTTCAAGTGGCTCGCCACCCTCGCCGCCCTAGTACGCTCGATTACATTCAAGTCATTAGTGATGAATGGATGGAGCTACATGGCGATCGAGGTGGACACGATGATCCGGCAGTCGTTGGAGGCGTGGGACGAATTGAAGGTCGTCCGGTCGTGATGTTGGGTCAGCAAAAAGGACGCAACACGAAAGATAATATCCAGCGCAATTTTGGACAGGCTTCTCCTAGTGGCTATCGGAAGGCGATTCGACTGATGGAACATGCTGATCGCTTTGGAATGCCGATTCTGACCTTTATTGATACGCCTGCTGCATGGGCGGGATTAGAGGCGGAACAATTTGGGCAAGGGGAAGCGATCGCGTATAACCTGCGCGAAATGTTTGGGTTTGAAGTGCCGATTATCTGTAGCGTGATCGGAGAAGGCGGATCAGGGGGCGCATTAGCGATCGGGGTTGGGGAACGATTGCTGATGTTTGAACATGCCGTCTACAGTGTTGCACCTCCGGAAACTTGTGCGACGATCCTTTGGCGGGATGCGACGAAAGCGGCTCAAGCAGCAGAAGCTTTGAAAATCACGGCTCCTGATTTGAAAGAATTGGGAATTGCTGATGAAGTGTTAACTGAACCGATCGGCGGCGCACATAGCGATCCATTAGAAGCCGCAGAAACGCTCAAAGCGGCAATTTTGCGAAATTTAGCAGCGTTGGATCAGCTCACCCCGACGCAACGAAAGGAACTGCGCTATCAGAAGTTCCGCAACATTGGCGTATTCACTGAAACAGGATTGCCTTCGCATGTCTGAGTCCTGAGCGGTTTGAAACGACAAGATCTCTAAAATCAGGGGTATGAATTTTGGCGTATTCTTTTGTCCGCACACCCGCTTGGAAATGAATCTCCGGGCGGACTCAATCGCAGTGACAGATCCTCATCAGCACGAAATTTTGGACGCGCCCCAAGATTGCACCTTGGCAAGATATAATTAGTAACTGACGTAACGATTTGTAAAACTCGCTCATTTTTCACCTTTGCAAACCTTTTCCACTCAAGCTTTTTCCGGTTCTTCGCTCTTCATTCGATCGCCGTTTTGCATCGCTACGCTCCATCGCAAATGACCGAAGACCATTTTTCAATTCCAGCCCCCTATTGAGGTTTTTGAGGATTCATGAGTTCCTCCACCCATCGATGTGCCCTGATTACTGGGGCAAGTAGCGGCATCGGACAAGCCACGACGATCGCATTCGCCAAAGCGGGAATCGATGTTGTTCTTGTTAGCCGCACTCAGTCCAAACTTGATGCCGTCGCAGCAGAAGCGCGATCGCTCGGAGTTCATGCTCACACTTGTGCGATCGATTTAGCAGAAGTCGCACAAGTGCGATCGAAGCTCGAAGCGCTCGTTTCTGAAGTCGGCGCAATTGACATTCTTGTGAATAACGCAGGGATGGGATATACAGGCAGTCTTGCAGAAATGTCTCTAAGCGACTGGCAGCGAGTCATGGATTTGAATGTCACCAGCGTTTTTCAGTGCATTCAAGCGATTCTGCCTGGAATGCGATCGCAAAAACGCGGCACGATTATTAATATTGCCTCGATCGCAGCGCATCAAACTTTTCCCGACTGGGGCGCGTACTGCGTCAGTAAGTTTGGGATTCTAGCACTCTCGAAAACCTTAGCGGCAGAAGAACGTTCGCATGGAATTCGAGTTGTAACCCTCTCACCGGGGTCGGTGAATACATCCCTTTGGGACACCGAAACGGTGCAGGCAGACTTCGATCGTTCAGCCATGTTGACCCCAGACATTGTTGCCGATGCGATCGTGCAAGCTGCCACCCTGAACAATCGAGCAGTGGTCGAAGAGATGATTCTCATGCCCAATGCTGGAACGTTCTGAGTCGAGATTTCCAGTTAAACGGTTTCGTTTTTTGCACACTTAATTTTGCAACAATCATGACTATTGCTTCTCCGAATGGATTCAGCGCTAA
Coding sequences within it:
- a CDS encoding DNA-directed RNA polymerase subunit beta (similar to AA sequence:cyanobase_aa:LBDG_00370), with the translated sequence MTEQLTTYNTPAFVLPDLVEIQRASFRWFLEEGLIEELDSFSPITDYTGKLELHFIGKNFKLKRPKYDVDEAKRRDSTYAVQMYVPTRLINKETGEIKEQEVFIGDLPLMTDRGTFIINGAERVIVNQIVRSPGVYYKSETDKNGRRTYNASLIPNRGAWLKFETDKNDLVWVRIDKTRKLSAQVLLKALGLTDNEIFDSLRHPEYFQKTIEKEGQYGEEEALMELYRKLRPGEPPTVSGGAQLLESRFFDPKRYDLGKVGRYKLNKKLRLNVPETTRVLTPQDILSAIDYLINLEFDIGMIDDIDHLGNRRVRSVGELLQNQVRVGLNRLERIIRERMTVSDADSLTPASLVNPKPLVAAIKEFFGSSQLSQFMDQTNPLAELTHKRRISALGPGGLTRERAGFAVRDIHPSHYGRICPIETPEGPNAGLIGSLATHARVNPYGFIATPYYKVENGRVRKDIPAVYMTADEEDDLRVAAGDINTDEDNNIIGESIAVRYRQDFTTATPEEVDYVAVSPVQIISVATSLIPFLEHDDANRALMGSNMQRQAVPLLRPERPLVGTGLEAQAARDSGMVIVSRCDGEVSYVDANSIRVRDAQTNKEIEYQVQKYQRSNQDTCLNQRPIVFVGDKVSAGEILADGSATERGELALGQNILVAYMPWEGYNYEDAILISERLVYDDVYTSIHIEKYEIEARQTKLGPEEITREIPNVGEDSLRQLDENGIIRIGAYVEAGDILVGKVTPKGESDQPPEEKLLRAIFGEKARDVRDNSLRVPNGEKGRIVDVRVFTREQGDELPPGANMVVRVYVAQKRKIQVGDKMAGRHGNKGIISRILPIEDMPYLPDGTPVDIVLNPLGVPSRMNVGQVYECLLGWAAECLEARFKIVPFDEMHGEEKSRESVHGKLQEAQDSRIKATADGYWLYNPDDPGKIQVYDGRTGEAFDRPITIGKAYMLKLVHLVDDKIHARSTGPYSLVTQQPLGGKAQQGGQRFGEMEVWALEAFGAAYTLQELLTVKSDDMQGRNEALNAIVKGKAIPRPGTPESFKVLMRELQSLCLDVAVHKVETKDDGSSRDMEVDLMADVNSRRAPSRPTYESISRESLEDDED
- a CDS encoding DNA-directed RNA polymerase subunit gamma (similar to AA sequence:cyanobase_aa:LBDG_00380), which codes for MPKLEQRFDYVKIGLASPERIRQWGERTLPNGQVVGEVTKPETINYRTLKPEMDGLFCERIFGPAKDWECHCGKYKRVRHRGIVCERCGVEVTESRVRRHRMGYIKLAAPVAHVWYLKGIPSYMAILLDMPLRDVEQIVYFNAYVVLNAGNAENLTYKQLLTEDQWIEIEDELYSEDSQLVGVEVGIGAEALKQLLQDINLDEEAERLREEIAVSKGQKRAKLIKRLRVLDNFIATGSLPDWMVLDVIPVIPPDLRPMVQLDGGRFATSDLNDLYRRVINRNNRLARLQEILAPEIIVRNEKRMLQEAVDALIDNGRRGRTVVGANNRPLKSLSDIIEGKQGRFRQNLLGKRVDYSGRSVIVVGPKLKIHQCGLPREMAIELFQPFVIHRLIRQGLVNNIKAAKKLIQRNDPTVWDVLEEVIEGHPVFLNRAPTLHRLGIQAFEPILVDGRAIQLHPLVCPAFNADFDGDQMAVHVPLSLEAQAEARLLMLASNNILSPATGRPIITPSQDMVLGCYYLTADNPDASQVEGRYFSSLDDAITAYEQQQVDLHSYVWVRFDGEVEGGFGELIEQQETDGIVTKIYEACRRREDTDGSVISQYIKTTPGRIIYNKTVIDALAG
- a CDS encoding DNA-directed RNA polymerase subunit beta' (similar to AA sequence:cyanobase_aa:LBDG_00390); translation: MAEQNSEKQVFRNQVINKKELTNLISWAFTNYGTARTAQMADLIKDLGFRYATRAGVSISVDDLQIPPTKKALLDAATETIRDTEEKYTRGEITEVERFQKVIDTWNGASEELKDEVVRHFRSNNPLNSVYMMAFSGARGNISQVRQLVGMRGLMANPQGEIIDLPIKTNFREGLTVTEYIISSYGARKGLVDTALRTADSGYLTRRLVDVSQDVIIRELDCGTERGIPVRPMMDGDRVLIPLKNRLLGRVAAQDVLNPENGEVIVARNEAISDDIAQIIGKKKVEQVVVRSPLTCESARSVCQHCYGWSLAHAHMVDIGEAVGIIAAQSIGEPGTQLTMRTFHTGGVFTGEMARQEKANFAGTVKVPKRLRTRPYRTRHGEDALIVESAGSEIKVTVEGANSQQQDFTVSQGATLMVRDGQKVKAGQILAEVPLTGRGRKTTEKASKDVASDLAGEVRFADVVPEEKKDRQGNTTRTAQRGGLMWVLSGEVYNLPPGAEPVVKNGDRVEAGGTIAETKLVTENGGVVRLSETASENSKGGRELQIITASVMLDEARVRAETHQGRDQYMLETTGNQTFLLKATPGTQVTNGQVVAELRDDRYHTQTGGIIKYSGVEVGKKGKAKLGYEVIKGGTLLWIPEEAHEVNKDISLLMVEDGQYVEAGTEVVKDIFCQSNGVIEVTQKNDILREVVIKPGDLHMIDSLDDVITREAVLVNPGQQVMPGLVSDELRYAEYVETPEGPAILLRPVTEFNVPDEPSVPSQDSTKEDSGRAIRLRAVQRLPYKDGERVKSVEGLELLRTQLVLEVDQDAQLAADIELIPDETDPEVMRLQLVILEALVIRRDIAADVTQGSTQTEVMVKDGDQISAGAVVARTKIQCKEAGEVQGIRQGAESIRRILVVRDADTVTIEANSPTAKAGELLIAGTDVGSGVTLEESGQVLNVAGNQVTLRVARPYRVSPGAVLHVDDGDLVQRGDNLVLLIFERTKTGDIIQGLPRIEELLEARKPKEGCILARRAGTAQVVYGEDDSVEVKVVDREGLITEYPIGPGQNVIISDGQEVAAGERLTDGPANPHELLEVMFKAKLEEGALHDASLFSLREVQTFLVNEVQSVYQSQGIDISDKHIEVVVRQMTSKARVEDGGDTTMLPGELVEIYQIEQVNDAMSITGGAPAQYEPVLLGITKASLNTDSFISAASFQETTRVLTEAAIEGKSDWLRGLKENVIIGRLIPAGTGFNAYEEVGSPDVDPVYDPTIFDEDTDFSEMVLDDRTARSYGLETLEERPSFSFESFGSTDDTDSDSIYSPILDDDDDLIADDMDEDL
- a CDS encoding glycosyl transferase (similar to AA sequence:cyanobase_aa:LBDG_14400) — protein: MLLRDMIQGAECDPFSKFKLSVVIPCYNELGTIETVIRTIKAAPIPHLEIIVVDDCSTDGTTELLRSRLESQVDQVLYHTTNRGKGAALRTGFAAITGDIAIVQDADLEYDPQEFPLMIKPIVEGRADVVFGSRFAGNQPHRVVYYWHMVGNKFLTTLSNMMTNINLTDMETCYKAFRREVIQGLRIEENRFGFEPEITAKVAKMGCRIYEVGIAYYGRTYKEGKKIGWKDGFRAIYCILKYNLLS
- a CDS encoding type 11 methyltransferase (similar to AA sequence:cyanobase_aa:LBDG_14370), with protein sequence MIREKLKKEREPLLEPVLRWLRLRRVIAEIPEHSIVLDVGCGRKAAFLKAIAPRIQQGYGVDFKVAEFQTDKLTAIQVHLGEELPFADASFDVVTMLAVLEHIEHEQAILQEIHRVLKPGGKLVLTVPSIWAQPVLEFLSYRLRIVDEAEIRDHKRYYDRQTLKRVLIQVAGFERLRHQYFQMWMNNFCTVIKG